One Misgurnus anguillicaudatus chromosome 19, ASM2758022v2, whole genome shotgun sequence genomic region harbors:
- the LOC141350912 gene encoding ecto-ADP-ribosyltransferase 5-like has product SQDERWADEGEIYPLDMAVNSVDDRYDGCTEKMENLVKTKYLKKEIFKNNVFEKSWNDGKEKYPEPKDNLSRNNLIAIYVYTGGSVYKQFNQDVRNGKTKFQTKKFAWYSLHFFLTQAIQTLKKTKCTLTYRFTKDTYDETVLNKEIRFGSFASSSLLRKASVFGNVSCFEIKTCYGADVSKYSKLPHEQEVLIPPYEKFKVTAIKKADWCKTVFVLKSTGKYSNLNCAVVPKTKRNQYRRDGTGFLLL; this is encoded by the coding sequence TCTCAGGATGAAAGATGGGCTGATGAAGGAGAGATATATCCATTGGATATGGCAGTGAATTCAGTTGATGACCGATATGATGGTTGTACAGAGAAAATGGAAAACCTGGTGAAAACAAAATATCTAAAGAAAGAAATCTTCAAAAATAACGTTTTTGAAAAATCTTGGAATGATGGGAAAGAAAAATACCCTGAACCAAAAGATAACTTGTCAAGAAACAATTTAATTGCCATTTATGTGTACACTGGTGGTAGTGTTTATAAGCAATTCAATCAGGATGTTAGGAATGGTAAAACAAAATTCCAAACAAAGAAATTCGCTTGGTATTCACTTCACTTTTTCTTAACTCAAGCAATACAGactctaaaaaaaacaaaatgcaccTTAACATACCGTTTTACCAAAGATACATATGATGAGACTGTTCTGAACAAAGAGATTCGTTTTGGCAGTTTTGCATCCTCCTCTCTTCTTCGTAAAGCAAGCGTATTTGGAAATGTATCTTGTTTTGAAATCAAGACTTGTTATGGTGCTGATGTGTCAAAATACTCCAAGCTTCCCCATGAGCAAGAGGTTTTGATTCCCCCGTATGAGAAGTTTAAAGTCACTGCTATAAAGAAGGCTGACTGGTGTAAGACTGTGTTCGTGTTGAAGAGCACTGGAAAATATAGTAATTTAAACTGTGCAGTGGTACCAAAAACAAAGAGAAACCAGTATAGAAGGGACGGCACTGGCTTTCTGTTGTTATAA